Genomic window (Egicoccus halophilus):
CGCGGCGAGGGTGGCCTCCACCGCGTTGTCGACGTAGGTGGTGTCGATGAGCGCGGCGCCGTCCTCGATCAGCGCGAGACGTCCGGCGCGGGCGCGGGCGACGATGCGGCCGACGAGTTGTTCGTCACCCGGACCCCACACCAGGTGCGGGCGGATCGCGACGACCGCGAACCCGTCGGCGTCGGCGGCCAGGGCGAGCCGCTCGCCCTCGGCCTTGGTCCGCGCGTAGGGACCGCGGGCGTGTTCGGGGTCGGCGGGTGCCGCCGGCGCGCCGACGAGCGAGCGCCCGACGTGCGCGACCGAGGGGGAGGAGACGTACACGAAACGCCCGACCCCGGCCTCGCGGGCCACGTCCAGCACCACCGACGTGCCGCCGACGTTGACCTCGGCGAACGCCGCCGCGCTGCCGACGACCCCGACCCGGGCGGCGAGGTGGACGACCGCGTCCTGCCCGGCGACCGCCCCGGCGGCCACGGCCGGGTCGGTGACGTCGCCACGCACACTGCGGAACGGGCCGGTGACGGCACGACGCTGCAGGGTGGTCACCTCGTCGCCCCGCGCCGCCAACGCGGCCGCGACCGCACCGCCGTAGAAGCCGCTCGCCCCGGTCACCAACACCTTCACGACGTCGTCCTCCGGGTCCTCACGGCGCGGCCGCGCGTTCGCCGGCCAGCACCGCGGAGGCCCAGGCCGCGACCGCGGTGCGGTCGATCTTCGAGTTGTGGCGGATGTCCACCGGGATGCGCGGCACGGTCAGCACCGCGGCGACGGGCACGTCGACCGCCGAGCGCACCGCGTCGGTCAACGCCCGTGGCGCCAGGCCCGCGCGCCGGGCCGGCGGGTCGCTCTGCACGACGACCACCACGTGCTGAGTCCCCGTCGGCCCGACGCCGACCGCGGCCGCGAGCCGGACCCGGGTGCCGGTGCTCGCATCGCTCAACCGCTCGACCCGCCGCTCGATCCCGACCGGGGTGACGACCCCGTCGGCGGTCACGATCACGTGCACGAGGCGACCCTCGACCCACACGCGCCCCTGCGCGTCGAGATGGCCGACGTCGCCGGTGCGGTGCCAGCCCGCGGGAGTGGCGGACGCGACCTCGGTGGCCCACAGCCGGTCGTAGCGGTCCTTGACGTGGGCGGCCCGGACGCAGAGCTCGCCGACGACGTCCAGCTCGTCGGTCGGGACCGCCGCCGCGACGCCGGAGGCGTCGAGCGGCGCGACCGCCACCTCGACGCCCGTGAGCGGCGCCCCGACACACACGCCGTCGCCCTCGCCGGCGGCCTCGATCCCGGCCAGCGAGATGTCCGCGACCGGTAGGGCCTCGGTCATGCCGTAGGGGGTGTGCGGCTCGGCGACGGGCATCAGCTCCGTGAGTTCCCGCAGCAGCTCGGAAGGCACCGGCGCGCCGGCGCTCAGCAGCAGGCGTACCCCCGCGAGCGCGGTCCGGTGGCGCGGCGGGACGTCCTGGGCGGTGGCGCGCACGTTGACCAGCGCGGCCGGCGAGGCGAAGACCAGCGTGGCGTCGACGGCGGCGACCGCGTCGGCCAGCGCGGCGGCCGTGAGCGTCGACGGCGCGGTGACGTCCATGTCCGGGACGGCCGAGGTGACCCCCATCGCCGGGCCGTACAGCGCGAAGGGCGCGAAGGCCGCGACGAGCCGGTCGTCCTCGCCGACGTCGTAGGTGGCGACCAACGCGTCGCGCTGCGCCTCGAGCTGCCGGTGCCGGTAGGCGACACCCTTGGCAGGGCCGGTGGAGCCGGAGGTGAAGGCGACGGCCGCGTCGTCGTCGGCCTGCGGCGCGGGCGGGAGCGCGGCGTCCCCGGCGCTCGCCAGCAGGGCCTCGCCCCGCTCGGCCAGCCCGTCGAGGTCCGCGGCGACCTGCGCGGCGGTGGCGAGGGCCCGGGGGACCGGCCCGGCGGCGATGCGTCGCCCCGGCCAGCGCAGGGCCAGCGCTCCCGCGAGTGCGCGTCGGATCCCGATCAGGTGATCCGGAGCGGCGCTGCGCAACGCGCTGGTCATCCCGCGCGGGCCGAGACCCGCGTCGACGAGCACCACGACCGCGCCGATGCGCCAGCAGGCGTACAGCGCCGTCGCGAGGTCCCGTCCGGGCGGCACGACGAGGGCGACCCGGTCACCCGGGGCGACGCCGAGGTCGGCGAGGCCCGCCGCCACGGCGCGTACCCGTCGGGCGAGCGCGCCGAACGTGAGTACGCGCGGCGCGCCGGTCGCCTCGGCACCCGGACCCGACGCGTCCGCGCGGGAGGGCAGCTCGACGATCGCCGGGCGCTCGGCGATCGTCGGGTCGTCCAGCCGCGCCCACACCGGGACACGGGCCGACCGAGCAGCGTCGTCCGCGTCACCGGCATCGCCCGACCGCCCGTCGTCGGACGACGCGTCTGCGCTGCGGCGGGTCGTCGCGACGAAGGTCCGCACGTGGGCGGCCACCTCGAGGTCCTCGGGGGTGAGGTGGTTCGCGCGGCCGTCACGGTGGACCTGCGCGTGCGGGAGTCGGGCCTCGAGGTCGTGGAGGTAGCGGTCACCGAAGACGGGGTCGGCGCCACCCCACAGCAGCAACGCCGGGACGTCGGCGAGCGCGTCGAGCCCGTCGGCGATGCCGTCGAGCACGGGCGCGGTCGGGTGGTCGGCCTCGAGCGGGATGTCGCGCACGAAGGCCGCGACACCACGGCGGTGCGCGGCGCTCGGGTACGGCGCGGCGTAGGCGTCCCGCACGGCACGGTCGCCGCGGACGCGGGAGAGCACGGTGGCGCCGCGGACGAACGTGGGCGTCCGCTCGCAGACGGTGGTCAGCAACGCCGGGGTCCGCGCGAGCTCGATCAGACGCGGGGCGGCAGCACCATCGGGCTGGTGGACGGCGGTGTTGGTGAGGACGACCCCGGCGAGCTGCTCGCGGTGGGCGAGCGCCCATCCCAGCGCGACCGGCCCGCCCCAGTCGTGGGCGACGGTCACGACGGGACCGGTCAGCTCGAGCGCGTCGGTCAGCTTGCCGAGGTCCGCGACCCGGTCGCCGAGGCGGCGATCGACGCCGGTGCGCTCGGAGTAGCCCATCTCGAGCTGGTCGACGGCGAGGACGCGCCAGCCCGGGGGCGGTGCGGCCAGGACGTGACGCCACAGGTACGACCACGTCGGGTTGCCGTGGACACACAGCAGCGTGCCCACCGGCTCGGGGTCACCGGGTGCCTGCGTGTACAGGACGTGCCAGGTCCGGAGGACCCCGTGCGCGTCGACGGCCTCGACCAGATGCGACCAGGCCGGGTCGAGGCCGGGCAGGTCGGTCGGGGGCAGGCTGGCGGGGATGGGCGTCCCTGCGCTCACCACAGCAGCTCGAGCGCGGTCGTGTTGATGCCCGAACCGATGCCGGTGAGCAGCACGCGGTCACCGGGACGGATCTGGTCCTGGTGCAGCGCGAGCGTGGTCGGGATTGAGGCCGGGCCGATGTTGCCGCGCGTCGGGAAGCTCAGCGGTGCCTTGTCCGGGTCGATGCCGAGCCGCTTCTGCATGGCCGTCGTGTGGACCGCCGAGACCTGGTGCATGATGTAGTGGTCGAGTGCGCCCCAGTCCCAGCCGTTGCGTTCGGCGGTCGTCCAGGTCAGCTCGGCGACGTCCAGGCCCGCCTCGAGCAGCGCGGCCGTGTCGGTCGTCATCCCGTCGAGGTCGCCGACGCACAGCAGTCGGTGCTCGCTTCCGGCGCGCGCCTCGCCGCCGAGCAGCCGGTGCCCCTCGGGGTGGGCGTCGCTGCGGCCGAGCACCATCGCGGCACCACCCGACCCGAGCGTCAGGGACGCGAACTCGGCGAACATCTGCTCGACCGTGACGCCGGGGCCGGCGAGCCGCTCGAGCGTGCGCTCCTGGGTGTACCGGCTGCCCTCGCCGTCGACGAGGAGCGCGTACTCGATCTGTCCCGCGTCGATCATCGTGGCCGCGAGGTTCATGCCGTTGATGAAGCCGAGGCAGGCGTTGGCGAGGTCGAAGTTGAGGCAGTGCGGTGCGAGCCCGAGGTCGTGGTGCACGGCGACGGCGGCCGACGGCTCGAGGTGGTCGCGCGACACCGAGGTGTCGATCAGCAGCCCGATGCGGTCCCGGTCGATGCCGGCGGCCTCGATGGCGGCCTCGCCGGCCGTCGCGGCGACGGACGAGAACAACGTCCCCTCGGGCCACCAGCGGCGTTCGACGATGCCAGCGAGGTCCTCGAGCAGGCCGGGCCGCACGCCGAGCCGCTCGTAGGTGTCGGCGAGACGTTCGTCGAACATCGCCGAGGTCGCGACCTCCGGCGCGTCGGCCACCTCGACCGACAGCACCGAGGTGCGCTCGTGACGCAGGGTCGCGTTGCCGTGTGGGTTCATGCGCGTGCCTCGTGGCGCTCGTGGACGGTGGCGACCTCAGGTGCCGTGTCCGCTCGGGGTGGTGGTCGTGTGCCGCCACTGTTCGGACCCGTCGGCCCGAGCGATGGGAGCTACGGACGGTACGCGAGCCGGCGGGAGGCGCACTGCCGACGAAAAGCCGAGGTCGGCGGACCGACGCGACCCGTTCGTGCCTCGGTGGGTCGGCACATCCCGGTCGGCGCTCCTATGGTCCTGGTGACGAGGGGAGATCGTTGTGGGCGAGGTAGTCGTCGACGAGTACGGGACGGACCGGGACCTGCTCGAGTCGATCAGCGCGACGGCCCGGCGTATCGCCGACCTCGACAACCTGCAGGACACGCTGCAGGAGATCGTGGCGGCGGCCGAGGATCTGCTCGCGCACTGCGACGGCGCCAGCCTGATGTTGGTCAGCAAGGGCCGTCGTGTGGATTCGCCCGCGTCCTCGTCACCCGTGGCAATCGACAGCGACCACGCGCAGTACGAGGCCGACGAGGGGCCGTGCCTCGACGCGATCGCGGACGAACGCACCGTCGTGATCGACGACCTCGAGTCGGACGACCGCTGGCCCGCGTACCGCGAGCGGGCGCTCGCCCTCGGGGTGCGCTCGACGATCAGCTTCCGGCTGTTCGCCAGCGAGGTCACGCTGGGCGCGCTCAACCTCTACAGCCGCACGCCGCACGCCTTCGACGAGCGGTCGCAACTCGTCGGCCAGGTCTTCGCCACCCACGCGTCGATCGCCATGCGCGCCGCGATGACCGAAGCCGGCCTGCACACCACCATCCGTTCGCGGGACGTCATCGGCCAGGCCAAGGGCATCATCATGGCCCGTCACCACATGACCGCCGACATGGCGTTCGACCTGCTGCGCCGGGTCTCGCAGGACCGCAACCGCAAGCTGGTCGAACTCGCCCACGAGGTCGTCGAGACCGGCCAGTTGCCCTGACACGTGCCTCTCCGCGACGCCCGAGCCGTGCGGCGACCTCCGGGTGCGACGCGAGGTGGTCGGAGCACCCCGGTGCCCGGTCGCCCGCGTCGAGGCGGTCAGCCGGTCGAGTCGGCCTCCGACACGACCAACTTGGCGGCGACGTCCCGGAGCTTGAGGTTCGTGTCCTGCGAGGTCTTGCGGAGCAGTTGGAAGGCCTCTTCCGCGTCGATGCGGTGACGTGCCATCAGCAGCCCCTTCGCCTGACCGATCAGGTCGCGGCTCTCGAGCGCCTGCTGCAACTGCTCGGCCAGCTCGTGCTGCGCCCGCAGTTGGTTGGCGTGCAGGATGTAGCCGGCGGCGATGGTGGCGAGGACCTCGGCGGCTTCCCGGTCGGCTGCGGTCCAGGGGCCGGCGCTGCGGCGGTAGACGTCCAGGACCCCGATGGTCTGGCCGGCGGCGTTGAGGGGCATGCCCAGCACGGCCAGGAACCCCAGGCGGAGCGTGCGTTCGCGGTACTCCTGCCAGCGTCCGGTGTCCCGCAGGTCGTCGACGACGATCGGCTGATTGATCTGGTACGCCTCGTGGCAGGCGCCCTCGCGGACGCGGTCCTGGGTCACCTCGGCGTCCACGACGTCCTGATCGGTGGCGGAGGCGAATCCGAGGCCGTTGCGGCCCGACAGCATCACGCCGGCACCGTCGGCCTTCGTGATCGCGAGCACGCTGCGCAGCAGACGGTCGAGGAACTCCTGCAGGTCGTACGGATTGAGGATCGTGGCGCTGAACTCGCGGAGCGCGGACAGCAGACCTTCGGGCAGGGACGACGAAGAGACCGAGGAGATGGACAACGAGGGCTCACCGGGGAGTCGAGGGCAGCCGCTGGGTCGTCAACGTCACACTCCGACTTCAGGAGTATGGCGTATCAGCGGCCGTCCCGTGGCACCCGCGGTGCCGTTCGCCGCAGGGGTAACGTGGGCCCGGCCGCCGCGCACACGCGTGGTGCGGCCATGCCGACGCCCGGAGGAAGCCCCCGTGCAGCCGGAATCGTGGTTCGTGCAACTCACTGCTGCCCTGTCGGGGGAGGCGCCGGTGGTGACGGCCGACGAACGGGCGGCGCTGCTCGACCTCGCCCGGATCGCCGCCCACACCAGCGAACGGTGGACGGCGCCGCTGTCGACGTTCGTGGCGGGGGTGGCGCTGGCCGATCTGCCCGCCGACGAGCGTGCCCGCCGGCTGCGCGCGCTGGTCGACGACCTCGACGACCCCGACGACTCGGCCGCCGGCTGACGCCGTCGCCCGGCGGGTCCGCCGTCGGCCGCGGCTGCGGCCGACAGCAGGTCGCGCGACGTCAGCGCTGGTCGGCGACGAACAGACTCTGCGCCGCGATGCCGATACGGCCACCACGGTCGGACAACGTCGAGGACGTCAGACCGTTGCCGGTCGCCTGCACCACCGATCGGGCCGCGAGGGCGACCCAGTCGCCCTCGGGAAGGCGGTCGAGGTGGACGGTGAGGTCGGGGTTGACGAACAGGTAGGGCCCCATCGGCAACGGCGAGCCGATGCCGTTGCCGAAGTCGGCCGCCGCGGCCGCGCGTGCCAGGGGAGTGAGGGTCACGTCGTCGAGCAGCGGCGCCTCGACCCGGAACCAGGCGGTGCCCGGGCCGGGGTCACCGAGCGCGCCCGACACCATGCGCACGTCGACCGCCCGCCAGAACCCGTCGTCCGCCCAGCCGTCGCGACCCTCGAGCCGCGGCAGCTCCTCGGGGCCGACCAGCGGCGGTTCGTCGTCGACCACGGTCGCGGCGGGCAGGTCCACCTTCCCGACGCGCAGCCGCAGGGCCCGGCAACGCATCAGCTCCGTGCCGTCGGCCGCGCACAGCCAGGCGGTGGCGAGTTGCACGCGCTTGCCGTCGCGCAGCACCTCGCTGGACAGCGTCAACGGCGCCAGCGGTACCGGGCGCAGCAGATCGTAGGTGAGCCGCACGCCCTGCATCGGTACCGGCGAGGGCAGCGCGTCGACCGTGGCGGCGAGCAGCGCCGCCGGGGCGCCTCCGTGGCAGGAGTCGCGGTCCCAGGGGCCGCGCGCCAACGGGGTCGGGACGACGTGCCGGCCGTCGCGTTCGAAGATCGGCGTGTCCAAGATCCGGTTCCTCCCGTCGCGTGCCGGTCGCTCGTGCCGACGCGGCAGCCTAGGAGGGCCCACCCCGCGCGGCGTGGAGTCCGTCGGCACCGCCAGGTTTGCCCTCGACGGCGGCCGTGGGTACCGTTCGCGCCGCGCGAGCGGCTGGTCCGCTCGCGTCCCATGCGGGGCGTTAGCTCAGTCGGCTAGAGCGCTTGCTCGACACGCAAGAGGTCGCAGGTTCGATTCCTGCACGCCCCACCCTGGAGGGACCGGTCGCCACGACCGGTCCCTCTGTCGTTTCCGTGCGGTGTCGCCGGTGCGTCGGGACCACGCAGGAAGGTGAGCACCTCCCGTCGGGGCCGGGCGGGACCGGCGACGTTCGCGCACCTTCGTGGGCGGACGCGCCGTGCGAGGGGCGGCGTGCGAGGCGGCGGCTTCACGCAACGCGTCCTCGCCGCGACCGAAGGTGTGAGCGAATGCGCGCAACGGGACCCGCCCGTGTCGGCACCCCTCGGCTGCTGTTCGCGGTCCTGCTGATCGCCGCACCGACGCAGATGCTGATCACCCGGGTGCTCGCCGAGCCGTACCCGGCGCTGTACCAGCCCTCGTTCGCCTCGGCGCCGGCCGACGGCGACGTCGTCGTCACCACCACGCCGAGGGTGACCGTCGACTACGCCGACGGCAGCGTCGGCCACTACGACCACGTGGAGGTCATGGCGGCGGCCGGGGTGGCCCGGATCGCGGTGTTCGACCACGCCTTCCGTGACGACGAACGCGCCGAGGCCGCCCAGACGCGGGCCTGGCTGCGCGACCGACTGGCCGAGCTCGGCGGGGGACGGACACCGACGCACGCCGAGATCGCCTGGGTGCGTTCCGAGCAGGGGTTCGGCGACCCGGAACCCAGACCCGTCGCCATCGATGCCCGGCGCACCTACGACTTCCCGTCATGACGGGAGGGCTGGGGACGGCGCTGGAGACGTTCGATCGCTGGGTCGCCCGCGGCGACTTCACGCTCGAGGGCCTCGGCCGGTTCCGGGTGCTGTTCGCCACGTACGCGCTGTTGCGACTGCCGAACTTCGCGTGGGCGTCGTCCTTCCCCGACGCTCTGTACGCCCCGCCGCCGGGCCTGATGACGCTGTTCGACGGCTTCCCACCGTCGGCGGTCCTGACCGGCCTGGAGCTGCTGCTCGCGGTCGCGCTGATGGCCGTGCTGGTGGGGTGGCGTACCCGTCCGGCGAGTCTGGTCGTCACGGCCGTACTGGTTCTCGGGCACGGCTTCACCTACTCGCTGGGCAAGATCGATCACGCGATCCTGTTCTTCCTGCTACCGGCATTCCTGGCCTTCGCGGGCTGGGACGGTGCCTGGTCGGTCGACGCTGCGCGCGAGCGCGCCAGCCGGACGGTCCGCCACTGGGTGCTGCGTGCGTACGCCCTCACCGTCGGCATCGCGATGGCGACGGCCGCCCTGCCCAAGGCCAGGGGCGGTTGGCTCTCGCCCGACAGCCACGCGGTCTGGTCGCAGCTGCTCATCGACCAGCAGGTCCGCCAGGTCGACACCGTCCTGGGGGCGCGGTTGGTCCAACTCGACGTGCCGGTGCTGTGGGAGGTGGTCGACTGGCTCACCGTCGGCCTCGAGGGCGTCCTGATCGTCAGCGTGCTGTGGTGGCCGCTGTTCCGACTCGTGCTCGCCGGACTCGCCCTGTTCCATCTCGGCGTGTTGCTCACCCTCGACATCGCCTTCGTCGGCAACCTGCTCGCCTACGGCGCGTTCGTCCGTTGGGATCGGGTGTCCCTCCCCGCAGCCGGGGTGCGGGCCCGGGTGCGCCCGCGCCTGCGCCGGGTCCCCGAGGTGGCGATGGCCCTGGCGGTGACGGTGTCGGGCATCGGCTGGTACCTGCTGCCCGACGTCCCCCACGTCGGCGGGGTGCTCCGGTACGGCGTGACCTGGACGGGAGCCGGCGTCGGCGCCTGGTATCTCGCCCGACAGGCACACCGGGCGGTGCGCGCCGTCGGCCGTTCCACCCGCCCGGCGGCGTCGGACGCCTGATCCGTGGGCTCGGACGCCGAGCCGGCGTCATCACGCACGCGATCGGTGGCCGAACGGCCGGGATGCGCGCGTTGGCGGAGACAGCGGTTCCGGCGCGGAACCGCGGCACTAGCGTCAGCGACCTCTCCCTCCGGTGACGAGAGCAGCAGGCGTCGCCAGCGGCCGTATGGGAGCGGCCCGCGGGGGAGGACGACGAGAGGGTGGAACCACCATGAAGTCACCGATCCGCCGCGCGCGGCGGAGTTCACGTACCGGTCGCCGATCGTTCGCCGTCCTGGCGTCCGTGGCGATGCTCGCCGCCGCGATGCCGACTGCGGCGTTCGCCCAGTTGCCGTCGACCGACGACCCGCGTGCCGGGTTGGCGCCCGGCTTCGACGACGCCGAAGAGGCCAGCCTCGGTCTCGAGCACCGAGGACGGTTCGACAAGCGCGACAGCAACTTCTTCAACCCGAACAACATCGGGCAGTTCGCGTTCGCGAACTCGGACCTCGCCTTCACGGGCGACTACGCGATCCACGGCAACTGGCAGGGCTTCCAGATCTTCGACATCTCGGACCCGTCGAACCCGACGCTGCGCACCGAGGTGCTCTGCCCCGGTGGCCAGGGTGACGCCAACGTGCACGGCAACCTGCTGTTCACCTCCGTCGAGGAGGCGTCCGGGCGCGTCGACTGTGGCACCCAGGGTGCCGGCTCGTCGTTCACCCCGAACCCGGACCGTGCCCGTGGCGTGCGGATCTGGGACATCTCGAACATCGACGACCCGAAGCAGGTCGCGGTCGTGCAAACCTGTCGCGGTTCGCACACCAACCGGTTGGTCGAGGACCCCAACGACCCCGACCACGTCTACATCTACAACAACGGCACCTCGGGTCAGCGTCACGCGGGCGAGGCGGTCCACACGCCCGAGGGCTTCCGTGACGGTCGTTGCGGTCAGACCTCGGTCAACGCCGACAACCCGTCGCAGTGGATGATCGAGGTCATCAAGGTCCCCGTGGACAACCCGGCCGCCGCCGAGGTCGTCAACGAGGCCCGGCTGTTCCAGGACTACGAGACCGGCGCCGTGAACGGCCTGCAGAACGGCCCGACCCGGTCCGGCCACCCGTGCTCGGACACCAACAGCTGCTTCCCGGCCGGCAACGGCTACTCGCCGAGCCCCAACAGCACCACCTGCCACGACATCACGGCCTACCCGGAGATCGGCCTGGCCGCCGGCGCCTGCCAGGGCAACGGCACCCTGTTCGACATCTCCGACCCGGCCAACCCGACCCGCATCGACGCGGTCGCCGACGAGAACTTCGCCTACTGGCACTCGGCGAACTTCAGCAACGACGGCAGCAAGGTGATGTTCACCGACGAGTGGGGCGGCGGCACCGGCGCCCGCTGCGTCGCCCAGCACCGCCTCGAGTGGGGCGCCAACGCCCTGTTCGAGATCGTCGACACCGCCGACGGCAAGAAGCTCGAGTTCGCGAGCTACTACAAGCTGCCGGTGGCGCAGACCAACACCGAGAACTGCGTCGCCCACCAGGCCAACATCGTCCCGGTCCCCGGCCGCGACATCATCGTGCAGGCCTGGTACCAGGGTGGCATCTCGATGTTCGACTGGACCGACCCGCACAACCCGGTCGAGATCGGCTACTTCGACCGCGGTCCGATCAGCACGACCAGCACCGTGCTCGGTGGGTTCTGGAGCGGCTACTGGTACAACGGATCGATCGTCGGTGGGGAGATCGCCCGCGGCCTCGACCTGCTCGACCTGGTGCCGACCGAGGACCTGACGGCCAACGAGATCGCGGCCGCCGACACCGTGCGCCTCGACGAGCACAACGCGATGTCGATGCGCCAGATCACGTGGGAGCCGAGCTTCCCGGTGGTGCGGGCGACGCTGGACCAGCTGGTGCGTGCCGAGGGCATCGCCCCGAACACGCTCAAGCAGGTCCAGGGCTTCATCGACCGGGCGGAGTCGTTCTCGACCGGCCCGCAGCGTCGTGCGGCCGTCTCGCAGCTGCAGAACGCGGCGAAGCAGCTCAAGGGGGCTGACCAGCAGCGGCTGGCGGATGCCCTGAACGACCTGGCAGCGACGCTGTAGGACACCGCCACACCGACGGGCGCCCGACCGACCGGATCTCCGGCTCGGTCGGGCCGCCCGAGGCGTTGCGACGGCCGCTACGACCGGTCAGCCGGCGGGGTCGTCCGCTTCGGCCGGGCGGTCGGTGACCTCGTCGCCGGCCTCGTCGGGTGGCATCTGCTGATCGTCGTGGACTTCGTCGGCGGGCGGTGATCCGGGCTCGTCGCAGCCGGTCAACAGCAGCCCGAGGGTTGCTGCGGCTGCGATCCAGGGACGTGTGCGCACGCGTCGCCTTTCGCGCTCGTCGTCGTGTCGACCGTAACCCGCGGGTCCGTCGGCACCGCTGGCCACGGTGGCCGGTCGGGCACGCCGTCGACGGTGGTCCACGGGTGGGGAGCGGCGGTGCTCAGCCGGCGCGACGCAGGACGCGACCTTCCCACGGTCCGAGATGCAGCTGGTCGGGCGTGCCCGGCTCGCCCACCAGCACCTCGGCGTCGCGCCACCGCCGGGCGTCCTCCAGCGGCACGTCGCGTGGTTGGCCGGAGAAATTGCCCAGGACGAGCAGTTCGACGTCGTCGAGGCGTCGGGTGAAGACGTACAGGTGCGCGTCGTCGGGCAGCAGCAGCGTGAAGTCGCCGTGCACCACCACCGGTTCGGTGTGGCGCAGTTCGATCAGCCGCCGGTAGTGGTGGAAGACCGAGTCGGGATCGTCGACCGC
Coding sequences:
- a CDS encoding LVIVD repeat-containing protein gives rise to the protein MKSPIRRARRSSRTGRRSFAVLASVAMLAAAMPTAAFAQLPSTDDPRAGLAPGFDDAEEASLGLEHRGRFDKRDSNFFNPNNIGQFAFANSDLAFTGDYAIHGNWQGFQIFDISDPSNPTLRTEVLCPGGQGDANVHGNLLFTSVEEASGRVDCGTQGAGSSFTPNPDRARGVRIWDISNIDDPKQVAVVQTCRGSHTNRLVEDPNDPDHVYIYNNGTSGQRHAGEAVHTPEGFRDGRCGQTSVNADNPSQWMIEVIKVPVDNPAAAEVVNEARLFQDYETGAVNGLQNGPTRSGHPCSDTNSCFPAGNGYSPSPNSTTCHDITAYPEIGLAAGACQGNGTLFDISDPANPTRIDAVADENFAYWHSANFSNDGSKVMFTDEWGGGTGARCVAQHRLEWGANALFEIVDTADGKKLEFASYYKLPVAQTNTENCVAHQANIVPVPGRDIIVQAWYQGGISMFDWTDPHNPVEIGYFDRGPISTTSTVLGGFWSGYWYNGSIVGGEIARGLDLLDLVPTEDLTANEIAAADTVRLDEHNAMSMRQITWEPSFPVVRATLDQLVRAEGIAPNTLKQVQGFIDRAESFSTGPQRRAAVSQLQNAAKQLKGADQQRLADALNDLAATL